The Brassica napus cultivar Da-Ae chromosome C7, Da-Ae, whole genome shotgun sequence genomic interval AGCGTTCGCAAAGTAGATGGGTGCATCAATCTCCAAGATGAGAAGACCAGGAACGGTTCTTGAGTAAGGATACTGCTCAGTATTTCTATAGATCATGCTGTTTGGTATGTTTCCCTTTATCGCAGTTCTCGGCCTTGACATGAATAGCAACAACCTTGCTATCGATATTGCCACCTTCACCACGtggcaaaagaaaaaacaaattacgTTTAAACCTGTATAAAAGTactcaattttttataaaatgtttttatgtaTAATGTAAACGTTGCGCTAAAGTATACACTTACTGCTACAACAAGTCCGATCTCGACACTACCGAATACGACCCCAAAGTAAGCGCTCATGCAGACAAGGAAGTCGAATTTGTCGACATTCCAGAGATGAATAGCAGCTTGGTAGTCGATGAGTCCAAGCATTGCGGATATGATGATGGAGGAGAGGACGACGAGTGGTGTGTAGTGGAAAAGCGGCGTAAGGAAGAGCAATGTGAACATAACAGCAATAGCCATCACTATGTTCGACACCACAGTCTTGCAACCCGCGTTGAAGTTCACGGCCGATCTCGAAAATGGTCCTAGTAGTGTGATAAgttgtaattaatatttttttaaaaaaaatcatatatagttaatgtgatAATGCAGAAACATTAGAATGTGTGTTCGTACCGGTTGTGAGGTAACAAGATGTGAGGGAACCAACGATGTTCATCATTCCAAAAGCGAGCATTTCTTTGTTTCCGTCTATGTTGTAGTTCTTAAACATCGCAAAGCTCCTTCCCACAGCGATTCCTTCCTACGTTTATGCATGAATTTCACCTTATTTTGGATGGGTCTTTTTCAATTGCTTATTATGAGTTATATAGGTTGACCGTATTGGTTAGTTTCCTAGCCTTTAACTTAAATGGAGAATGTATTATTTAGACAAGAATAAGACCGGTACTAAACAAAATTGGTCCTTGACAAAGCATGATGAAACATTCACGAgccaaaaattttaaagtataaTAAACATGTCTTATGGTTAccaaattatacaattttttattaagattattactataaaatatttttttgacaatgaacttcaaaatatttatggaaTAATTGTTTCAGACATAATTATTCTATAAAATTTGCTCTATCTATTGTATACACTACAATAACAACAACATAAATAGTTTTCCACGTTTAATTCAATATTTGTATAGCTAGTCTCTAgttctatatataatattgtatattCAGCATTTCCAAATCTAGCAAAAATGAGAGTAAAAGGGTGTTTAGGAGTCATGAGActagttgatcaaaaaaaaaaggagtcatgAGACTTACAGCGAGAGCTATGATCCCAGTGATGATGCCAGTTTTAACAGCCGTCGACATGTAAGGCGAAGTAAAGACCATATCAGACAAGGAGAGTGGATTCAACCCTTTCTTCAGGTTCCCTATCTGGTACAATCATACATCTTTCCTTTACTCTATCATCACTTAATTTCCAATCcggacaaaatatataaaaaaatgttgaaaatGCCCATATAAGCCCACGTCTTGCTTCTTGTATCTTTTTCTTCCACCCATAATATTCTACCCAAcgtttccatttttatatttcggtTAAATGTGTgtggtatatatattaacttgtCAGATTTCGAAAGGTATACATACCTGGCCTTAATAAATTGAAGTTTTCTTActgtaatattaaaataattagattGAAAACATACCACTTGAACACCATGTCTCTCAGCGTGAGTGAAGTAAACCAAGAGGCTTCCAAGAATTACTGAGGTTAAAGGAGTCATTGCCGCCACCCAAAAGAATTTTGGTTTCTTCGTGCTCTGATAATCAATTCGTCATTTAGAACACATTATTATTAGCTAATCACGTGGTATCAGAAAACAAACACACATTAACTAATTGCGTTTTCGATtctacaaaatttaattttctattatttaatgCCTTATATATTCTTtgtaattttctattatttgaTGCCTTATTTATTCTTTGTAAGAAAAAGATTGATAAAGACAAAGAGTAGATTAATGGAATCGAAATATCATTGAAACGTGTTTTTGTTAAAATCCGCCTTGTCGAAAAGAAATGGATTAATCGATTTATTAAGGTAGAATGAGAAATAATAATACTTACGAAATATCTGGTGGAAAGAAGGAAGAAAAGGAAACCACAGCCGAGAACGCCACTCTCCCATCTCCACTACACAACAAATAAACAAACAGAACACACATGTTTAATAATGTCTAAGTAcaattattaatttgattaggAGAATAATCACTGACATTGGGAATGATATGTTTGGATGTATTAGTGAATACTAATTAACGTAAGGAATAAACAAACAGAAACACATGTTTAAGTAAAATTATTAGTGACACCTGGTGAGTTTGGGAGAAGACGGAACGCATGACGGAGATAATATCAGTGGCTTCTGTGAAATGTTTAAGTCCAAATATACCCTTAAGCTGTTGCAGGCTCACCACCGTCGCTGCTCCTCCCATGAATCCCACTATTGTTGCATGCGATAGAAAATCCACTATGAATCCCAACctgcaaattatttttaattttttttgcgtAGTTAATGACTATTAATTATTAGGTTGCCTCGTTAACACATCATGACCAAGTTAGCCAGTCTCATCATGTAGTAACCCTTTTCTACCTACCTATATGTATGTATACGTCACAGAAATCATACAGTTGCTTCGTGACGTAACTCGCCATGACGAATGTCACTCATGGCCTAGTGCTTTCTAAAttatttatcatgttttctatctTTTTACGTACAAACAAAAGAGAGTTAATTGGTAAATTAAAAGTTACTATttggtaatatatttttttatgccGAAATCTTTGTTACACATGCTTTGGATCTATATAACTCCCACTCTAAACTTCAGGTAGGCTGATTTtaagtaaaaaacaaatatggaaATAAACTAAATACGAGACCTGAAAATGCCGAGGGAGGCTTCGAGAACGCCTGCGAAAAACGTGGCTGTGAAAGCAAGATGAAGGTAGAGCTTAGGATCTTTCTCAGCGTTAACTTCTTTGCTAAGCATCGCACCCATCAACAGAGACCCAACCGCCGTCGTCCCCACCGCCAAATCCCTTGAACTCCCCAGCACCGCGTACACCAGTGGTGGAACAAAACTCGAGTCTTACCGCCACGGAAACAATAATtagatatttttgaatatatatttgagTTGACGACAAGAGCATAAAATGCTGGAACCgagtttgttttgttctttcttgttttaaaataaaattgattaatacaaataaccgttttcagaacaaaaaaaaaagaagaaggtatAACGCTTACAAAGGCCAAGAATGGGAGGCAAGTTAGCGAGTTTAGCGTAACTAATGCCCTGTGGGATGGCTAGGCTAGCGATGGTGATACCGGCTATGAGATCTGATTTGAATAACTTGAGATTGTAGCGTGGAGCCCATTCACATATTGGGAAGAAGTATTGGAGGCCTAGTACAACTTTTCTTGATGCGTTCTGGTTCTTGAATTGTCTGAAAGGATCGTCTGGAAACAGAGTCTCCTTCACTGAGTACTGAAGTGACTTCAAGAACGGCTGAGGCTCTGGAGCCTCCACCGTGTGGTGGCGACGGTGCGGCTCGTCCGCTCCTTGAGGAAATGTGTAGTCAACCGTTCCCATATGAAGACCGGTCGGTTTAGGAAAGTTTTTgttggattttttttctttctttttggcgGCTGTAAGTGAGGAGTGAGGAGAAGAGCCAAGGTGGGTTCTTCTTTTTATAGTAGTTTTAGCATAGTGTGCACTGTGcattagtaaataaataattataagaaaataatacaaTGTACTATCAAAATAGATCACCCAGTGAAACTGAGTTACCAAATGAACCACTCGTAATTATTCCAGTTGTTTATTttctgaattattattttgagttGAGGCCAGCTATACGAGGCCAATATAATCATGGACGCAGATCTACCTGGTATCCTAAGTTTTTTAATATTCGTAATTTTTTGTGTTATGCTCTATCTAGTTTATCATATTTCATTTCATATCATAAAAAGAAACATCAAGAGAGTAAGAAAATAGAGATGGAAGATGGACTAAACACCGGCTCACGCATATATGAGTCTGAATGTCTGATGCATGTCTTGTCCCGACGCAGCACGCAAAGAGCCAGAAAGCTGACGTTTCCACTTTCAATCATATCTTCCATTTCTACCCCTAACTAACTCTACGACTACTGACTTCACTTCATCATCGTTCCCATCCATCTCACTACACCACTTTATAATGTATGGCTCTGCCGACACTTTGGCAATTAGCAGATGGGTTATTAACTTATTTAAGTATTATGTTTTTTGGGTAAAAATGTTAAGTATTTAGTATtatgtttgatatttataaatatccaaatatacatATAGTAAGGTAGATTCTACCAGGTTTACGTCACACGATTTTGCGATGTGGGATATTTTTGGAAAAGCTATCGTGAATGTGCCTAACGTTAGGAGTTGGAGATGACGATACAGCAACACCGAATGGCCACAATACTTTAGTCGGTGTTAAATATTATACCTCTTTATACACTTGTAATTAACTATGGTATGTTCTTACTTTATGTAATTATAAGTTTCTCTCTAACTGTTAATTttgcacccaaaaaaaaaaactaactgtTGATTTTGGTAACGGATCCAAACACATGAAACTCAACGTTGCTTCAGTAATGTCTTCGGATTAACCgttccaaatataaaataatccaAAGTTGACCAAAAGCTTTTGCTTCAGATACTAACATTTTGCATAAACATACAAAGGTAGGAAAGTAAGATACTAAATAGTTGGGACTAATGCATTTCCGTTTCTTTGTACGAAGACGAAGTGCGATCACAGCTGGATGGGAACGTGGTAAATTATTAATTGACCAAACTTATTCATTACTTGTTCAAGTTTTGAATAATTTCCAAATtttagcacaaaaaaaaaagttttgaataATTTGGCCCTACCGAATGTCCCTATCTTCAAATGTGTTTATGACTTGTCTGTTTCCTGACCAAATTTCATTTGCATGCTAAACAATCAGCACCGATccaaatattacaaaaatattttatgaccCTAAAGGCCTAAACAAAGATAGACAACAAATTATATGCTCTCTTTATTTTGGAACAAGACAAATTATATGCTCGTATAGTGAAAATTATAACCAAAAtgtataatgaaaaaaaaaccacTACACACAGCCTATGGGCCTCTAATCAAAcgcttagagcatgattaacccacaATCTCCATTAAGGTCTCTTAATgattattttagtaattaaatgTTGATAAGAACTTTAGTTAAGAGACCTTTTGATTTTGTGCTCCAATGCTAGTTTCTTAGTtaaaggttcttaaaaaaaagtgtTCACTAAACCCCAAAGTTGAActaatagagagagagacataaCTGCAGTTTGGAAACGTAATTGCTTCAGTTGGTGAGACGAGCATCACCGCAGTTCCATCAGTTGGTGAGACGAGCATCACCGGGTTAGCAATTTCTTCAGTTCCATTAGTTGGTGAGACGAGCATCACCGCAGTTCCACGACAAACCTGAAACCATACACAAGACTTAGTAGTTTAGAATCAACGGGTTTTAACTACAGAACATCATGACAAGTAAGAGGATGCCAGAAGTAACAGCGCTCTTAATCCCATTATATAGAATTACTCATAATAAACAGTGAAAAGAGAAGGTAAGTGAGTCATACAATTAGACCAAGAACTCTCGTCTGATCAGTAGTCTTCAACGGATCATCATGATCTGGTCAAACATTAGACAAAATGTTATAGTACTACCATATGAATCACAGAAACCAAGAAGACAAACAAAACTCTAGCTTCAACATGGATATATACCATCTCTTTTCATATTACATCATGGATTAAACAAATGAAAACCCCTCACTTCCAGCATATCTAATGAAGATTTAAATGACTTTCAAACTGCACAGAACAAGGATAGTACTGTATAAATCATGGAGACCAACAACAAGACAACATAGCTTCTGGCCCCAACAAGAGTATAGAAGTGTCCCAATTATATCATAGCAAACATGATTAAGAGATAAAGAACAAGGTCCTCTCTTCTCATACACATAACGATGATGTAACGGAAGAGATATACCTCAAAAAGACTCCACCGCCCCATCTAGAACAAGGTTCAACAACTGATCGTAGCCTTTAAGAGTTCCAGTGACTGCAAACaataaaaagaaacacacaCATGATGAAACAAGCAAGCATCAAAATCTCAAAGCAAGaatcatgtaaaaaaaaaagctatgtTCTTTCTTTACCTTACCAGTCAGCTTAACTTGAACGCCCTTATCCACAAACTTAACCAAATCCAACATTGTCTCATTTCTTCCCGActgtagattaaaaaaaaacagactgAATGAATTgactcaaataataataaaaatgaaaaatttgttgaaagttaaacttgatttggatcacaTTTTGGGCTAATAATTTACTAATCATTTTAGTCCAAACTTAGTCCAATATCTAGAATCATCTTCCACCTCCttagaataaaaatctagatattctcatagaattatctagataattataataaaaaaatcttagatattatggtagaattctctagatttatgattaaaatatgtaagatattttgtattttggaggctataaatacctccactccCCTTTCATTTTGAATCACCAAGAAATAAACAAAGCttgtaacaagtaataaaaatcttcttctaagttataaaatctttattcttcacaaaatttctttctcttcaaacactttaaacactttctccatctttataaaacttttcattccaacaaagtggtatcagagccacaagTTCCTTTTGAAGATGGCAAATAATGGTGTTCCCTTCCAAGTTCCATTGCTCACTAAGAGCAACTATGACAATTGGAGTCTTAGGATGATGGCTATCTTAGGAGCacatga includes:
- the LOC106440083 gene encoding sulfate transporter 3.1, which translates into the protein MGTVDYTFPQGADEPHRRHHTVEAPEPQPFLKSLQYSVKETLFPDDPFRQFKNQNASRKVVLGLQYFFPICEWAPRYNLKLFKSDLIAGITIASLAIPQGISYAKLANLPPILGLYSSFVPPLVYAVLGSSRDLAVGTTAVGSLLMGAMLSKEVNAEKDPKLYLHLAFTATFFAGVLEASLGIFRLGFIVDFLSHATIVGFMGGAATVVSLQQLKGIFGLKHFTEATDIISVMRSVFSQTHQWRWESGVLGCGFLFFLLSTRYFSTKKPKFFWVAAMTPLTSVILGSLLVYFTHAERHGVQVIGNLKKGLNPLSLSDMVFTSPYMSTAVKTGIITGIIALAEGIAVGRSFAMFKNYNIDGNKEMLAFGMMNIVGSLTSCYLTTGPFSRSAVNFNAGCKTVVSNIVMAIAVMFTLLFLTPLFHYTPLVVLSSIIISAMLGLIDYQAAIHLWNVDKFDFLVCMSAYFGVVFGSVEIGLVVAVAISIARLLLFMSRPRTAIKGNIPNSMIYRNTEQYPYSRTVPGLLILEIDAPIYFANAGYLRERITRWINEEEERVKTSGENSLQYVILDMSAVGNIDTSGISMMEEIKKIIDRRALKLVLANPKGEVVKKLTRSKFIDDKLGREWMFLTVGEAVEACRFMLHTLKTEPASKGEPWNNV